CCGCCGAATGGTAGTGTTTAAAACCATTGAGCAGATTCTGGTTCCATTTAAAAAATGTGTCCCGAATGTTCTTATAACGCTCACTGTAAAATTGGATGGCTTTCGCTTCGTCTTGATCGAGAGTGCGAAGTTTTTCTTTTTTAATGAGATTTTCCGTACTATCCAGATACTCCAAATATCTTCTTTGCAGTACAGGGTCTGACAGCATTTCCATCACCGGCGGCGAAAAGGAAATACTCCAGGTGAAGCCTTCAGGCTGACGCTCAAGCACCCAAAGCAGCGGGATGTAGGTCTCTGTCATTGCTTCGAACACCCATCGTTCTTCGAGCCGGTTAGCCTCTCTGTGCTTTACGTAGGGAAGATGGGCATGCAATATAAATGTGAAATAGCCACTTTTCATTGATTTAGAGCTCCTATCTGATTTTTTGATAGTATGAATAACTGCTGAAATTTTCCATCCACTCTGGTACATCAGCGTTACCATTCTTCCAGTTCATAATGCTCCCGTTACGGTATTCATTTGACTGGTCCCTCGGTGTCTCTACAGGATTAGATCTAAGCACTGTGAAGAAGCTTCCATCAAACGTCCTTGTTCCTACATCAATGACATAGGTACGATCAGGTTCCAAGTGCTGGATAAACCAGTTGTTGGTCATCTCAGGGATCTCGATTTCAAAGTTTCGGTGTGCGTTATGACCCTGGAAGATGATATCTGTAACATCATAGATTTTCATTCGTTTAGGCAGTTCACTCCAGGGAGTTCTGAAGTGGTGTTCAACCATCTTTTGCTTCATGGACGAAATACTCCAGTATACATAAATACTATTTGGGGACTGAACCATGGCAAACAAAGTATCTTCGTCAAATTCGTATGGCATCACCCACTGGATGCTATGCTCCTGTTTTGGAGGATCTGCCAGAATCAGTTCCTCTGCATTCTCCTCTTCCCTCACTTTTCCGGCTTCTTGCCGATACTTGTTCCACCGGTATTGCACTTTGCCGAGTGAGAGGTTCATCTTTTCGGCGATCTGCTGAAGGGTAAGACCCTTTTCCTTCATTTTGACGATCTCATTAATCATATTTTTCACCCCGGTCGTTTAGTTAGACATTGGTCTATTACATCTTGCAGAATAGTATTTATATGCCTCCCTATTAATTTGAAGTAATCGTATCATCACAAAAATTTTTTCACAATAAACGGAAATTGTAGAAAAATGTAGGTTGCTTAGCATGTCTGATAGAATAAGCTTTGTAAATTTTTTGAAACCGTTTGCTTTACAAACTATTTACAGAATAGTATTTAAAATCGTCATTTTTCTACAAATCTTTGAGCAGATGCAGCAGTTTGCTAAATAAGGTGGTCAAAGGGGATGTCGAAACACCGCAAAAACTTCGACAATTTGGCGAAAAATCTACTCTTCACATGAATACTATGGTATAAAAATAAGTGGTATGTTTTTATAAGAGGAGGATACAATGGAAATTATCATTTTTTCCCTATTGGCATTAGGAATCATTTTACTCGTCATCTCGTTCCGCAAGGACAAAAGCAATAACCTGGAAGTACAGTTTGAAAACTTTTCGATTCAATTAATGAAAGAAATGTATCAAGTAAAGAAAAAGCTTAAAGTGCTTGAAGATGAAATGATGATCAACGAGAAAGCTAAATAAATTAATTACGAGGGATTCATGATGACAAATAATACATTAAGAGGTTTCTCAGCCGGGATGATCCTGGCTACAGGATTAATTGCAGGAGTTTACTTTACACAGGCTCCTCCGGAAAAAGAAGCCGAATTAAATGACAATACAGTCAATACATATCTACACTCCAAAAATATGACAGCTATTACAACCGAAGAACTTCAAACCCTCAAAGCAAGCCGGACAGCTGCTGCACCAAAAGCGAGTGAGCCTGCTACTGAAGGGAAACCTGCAGAAAAAGTAGTCTACAACACTACTTTGCATGTTTCAAGAGGTATGAGCACAGGAGAGGTTTGTGACTTCCTTGAAAAAGAGAAGATCATCAAGGACGGCAGATCGTTCCTTAAATATCTCCGCAGCCATAAGCTTGAAGGGGAAGTCAGGTTTGGAAGTTATAAGGTGAACAGCAAGATGAATTTCAAAAAGCTTGCTGACACCCTCACCTAATACACTCATTAACAAAATAAAAAAAAGGGGGGCCAGCTTAACTGCTGACTCCCTTTCTGTTGTGCTATTCATTTAAGCCGTAGCGTTTTCCCTTTACGAGATAAAAAATGTTTTCAGCGATATTCGTCGCATGGTCTGCCGTTCTTTCAATATAGCGGCATACGAAAGACAGCTGGGTGATCTGAGCGAGAGATTCTGGATGCTGGGTCATCAGCTCTAACAGCTCCTGAATAATCTTTCCATACAGTTCATCGACGGAATCGTCGGTATCAGCAAGGTTTTTCGCCAGTACTATATCTTCGTCAACATATGCTCTGATGGAATCTGAGAGCATGCCGATCGCGATATCAGCCATCCTCGGAAGATCTACGAGTGGTTTGATCAGTGGTTTTTCACCGATTCGAATCGTTGATTTTGCGATATTGACAGCAAAATCAGCCATGCGCTCCACATCGGAAGAGATTTTAATCGCGGCAATGATTCTGCGCAGATCTGAAGCCACTGGTGCCTGCTTGGCGATAAGAAGGATTGCTGCGTCATTGATCTCATCTTCGAGCTGGTTGATCCGCTGGTCATTTTCAATCACCTCAAGAGCTTTATCCACATTTTGTTCCTTTAACGCTTCCATGGATTCTTTTAAGGCGTACTCTGTTAATTCACCGATTTCAACGAGCATTTCTTTAAGTTCATTCAATTGGATCTGAAAGTTTTCACGTACCACCATTTCTCGTCACTCCTCTTCTTATTATCCAAAACGTCCGGTTACATAGTCCTCTGTCCGCTTATCTGAAGGAGCGGAAAAGATTTTGCTCGTCAGATCGTATTCAATCAGTTCACCCATCAAGAAGAATGCCGTACGGTCAGAAACCCTTGCCGCCTGCTGCATGTTATGGGTAACCATAACAATGGAATAGTTTTTCTTCAGCTCAAGAGCGAGTTCCTCGATTTTTATAGTTGAGATCGGATCGAGTGCAGATGTTGGTTCATCCATCAAAATGACATCCGGCTTGGTGGCAATGGCTCTGGCAATACATAACCGTTGCTGCTGGCCTCCTGACAAGCCTAAAGCAGATGTATTAAGCCGATCCTTCACTTCATCCCACAAAAACACATCTCTTAATGAACGTTCTACAATCTCATCCAGTTTCCCTTTTTTCTTTGCCCCATGAATTTTGGGTCCGTAGGCTACATTTTCATAGATCGACTTTGGAAATGGATTGGCTTTCTGGAACACCATACCGACTTTTTTTCTCAAATCGACAAGGTCCACCTTTCCATTGATTAAGTTATGATGGCCGTAATTAATTTCACCGGACATCCTGACTCCCGGAATATTCTGGATCATTAGGTTCAACGTTTTGATAAACGTCGATTTCCCGCATCCCGATGGTCCGATGATTGCTGTAATCTCATTATTGTAAATCGTAAAATCGATATCTTTCAGTGCCAGATTTTTTCCGTACCACAAATTTAAATTCTTGATATCAAAAACCGTTTTCTCTGTTGCCAATACTGCTTGTCCCATCATTATCCCCCTTATCCGAAGCGGCCTGTAATATAGTCTTCTGTATCCTTTTTTGATGGATTCGTGAAGATCTTATCTGTCTTATCAAATTCAACCAGCACTCCATTTAAGAAGAAAGCGGTCTTATCTGAAATACGTGAAGCCTGATGCATGTTATGCGTCACAATTACAATGGTATAATCCTTTTTCAGCTCTATGATCAGGTCTTCAATCTTAGCATTAGAAATAGGATCCAATGCAGACGCAGGCTCATCAAGGAGAAGGATGTTCGGTTTCATGGCCAGGGTTCTGGCAATACAAAGGCGCTGCTGCTGCCCGCCAGACAATGATAAAGCCGACTCATGAAGCCTGTCTTTAACTTCATCCCACAAAGCGGCCTTCCGAAGGCTTTCTTCCACAATTTCATCAAGCTTCTTTCTCGAACGGATTCCGTTGAACTTCAAAGCATGGGTAATATTATTGTAGATAGACTTAGGAAATGGATTGGGCTTTTGAAACACCATGCCGATTTCTTTCCGAAGAGCAACAACATTGATGTCATCGTCGATCAGATTAACATCGTCATAGATAATTCCACCTGTGCTTCGTGCCCCGGGAATCAGGTCATTCATTCGGTTAATGGAACGAAGGAAGGTTGATTTTCCGCAGCCTGACGGACCGATCAACGCTGTCACACCGTTCTTCTCGATTGAAAAATTGACCTCTTTTACCGCATGGTTGTCACCGTAATAAATATTCAAGTTTTCGATATTTAAAGCAACCGGATTATTCTCTTTATTCGGTTGTTCAGTCAATGGTTTTGTCTCTTTTTTTCGTTCCATCACAGTTTTCATGCTACCCCACCTATATTCTAAAGTTATTTAGAAGCTGTTATCTTTCTGTGAACCACACTGCCGATCCAGCGGGCCAGCAAGTTAAAGATCAATACAGAGATAATCAGAACTGCTGATGATCCGTCTGCCACTTCGCGCACATCAGGAATTAACCCTTGTGTGTTAACCGCCCAAATATGCACCGCAAGTGTTTCTGCCGGACGGAACACGTTAAGAGGAGAAGTCGAATCAAACGGATTCCAGTTTGCAAAATCAAGCGTTGGCGTTGTAAGTCCTGCCGTAAAGAGCAATGCTGCAGCTTCACCGAACACACGTCCTGATGCAAGAATCGCTCCAGTCAGAATGCTTGGAAATGCGGCCGGCAGCAGGACCGTTTTGATCGTGTGCCAGTGTGTGATTCCGAGAGCAAGACTAGCTTCTTTTTGGTCTCTTTGAACCGTACGGAGGGCATCTTCACAAACCCTTACCATAACAGGAAGATTAAACACTGTAAGTGCCAGTGCGCCGCCGAGGATTGAATATCCCCAGCCTGTAAGATTAACGAACATTAATAATCCAAACATACCGATGACAATCGATGGCAATGAAGCCAATACTTCAATACATGTTCTGATCGCATTTGTCAGCTTCCCTGGACGTGCATATTCTGCCATGTAAATTCCGCCTCCAAGTCCAAGCGGAATCGTGAACACCATGGTTAGGAAGAGAATATAGAAAGAGTTAAAAAGCTGGTTCCCAATACCTCCGCCTGCTCTGAAAGAGCTTGATGGAGAGGTTAAAAATTCAAGGTTAAGCTTTGAAAAACCATGAAAAATAATATATCCGAGCAGTCCAACTAGAACAGTAACGATCGTTGCTGCGATCAAGTAAAAAATAAAAGTAGCAATGCGGTCTGTAACTTTGCTGTTCATTAGAACTGCCTCCTTGAAGAAAGATAGCGAATTAAGATGATAAAGATAAAGGACATCGCTAAAAGAATAAGCGCAAGCGACCAAAGAACATTATTTTCCACGCTGCCAAAGGTGGTATGCCCCATGTTCAACGTAATGATGGTCGTTAATGTAGCTGATGGATCAGTGATCGCAGATGGAAGTGTACGAACGTTTCCGATGACCATCTGAACAGCAAGTGCTTCACCGAACGCACGAGCCATCCCAAGAACAACAGCGGTTAAAAGTGTGGGCATAGCCGCAGGAATCAGTACTCTCCAAATGGTTTGCCAACGTGTCGCACCGATCGCGTAAGAAGATTCCCTTAGCCCCTTTGGCAACGAGCTCATCGCATCTGTAGCGATACTTGTTACTGTAGGGAGAATCATAATGGAAAGGACAATCATACCTGCGAGCAAACTGAAACCTTGTCCGCCCACTGTATCGCGGAGGAACGGAACAAGAACGGAAAGGCCGATGAATCCATAAACAACAGATGGAATACCAACAAGCAATTCAATAACCGGCTGGAGAATCTTTTTTCCCCAGGAAGGAGCAATTTCCGTCATAAAGATTGCACCGCCAATACCAAGAGGTGCTGCAATTAAAGCAGATAGGATGGTAACAGCAAAAGAACCAATTATGAATGGTAGGGCACCATAGGCTGGACTCTCTGCGTTGGTTGGATTCCAGTTCGTGCTGGTTAAAAATTCATAAATACTTACCCCGTTATTAAAAAAGGCTTGTAATCCTTTAGTACCTAGGAAAATCGTTATAGCAATCGTGGCACTTATAATGATCAGCGCACTGATTAACACTATGGACTTACCCCGCATTTCCATTTGAAGTGCAGACTTGTTTGATTTTTTCAGCAGCCTTTGACTGGCTGTCATTGTCTTAATATCCATTTTCGTACCTCCCCAAAACGCCCTAACAGGGTAAATATCCAATTCAATATGGATACTTACCCTGATTAAGCATTCTTAACTTTCTTTATGGTTACTTTTTCGTAACTTTCCCTTCGGCATCACGTTTAACTTCCATTTTGCTTGCAGGGATGTATCCTTGATCAGGAACAAGTTTATTTTGAATGTCATCGCTCATTAAATAATCAAGGAACTGTTTTTCCAAGCCTTTTGGCTCTCCTTTAGTATATGAGTGCTCATAAGCCCAGATTGGGAATTTACCTGTTTGTACATTTTCATCAGTTGGTTTAACTCCGTCAATGCTAAGTGGTGTCACACCGCTGTTATCTGTGAAGTAAGAGAAAGCAAGGTATCCGACTGCACCAGGAGTTTCTTTGATTAGCTTTTGAACTGTGTTAGAAGAATCTTCTGTAGCTGCACCTTCAACAGGTGTGTTGCCGTCAAGACCGTATTTTACGAATGTAGCACGAGTTCCAGAAGAATCAGGACGGTTGATTAAAGCGATCTTTTGGTCTTTTCCGCCAAGCTCTTTCCAGTTTTTAACTTTCCCTGTGAATACTTTGATTAGGTCTTTTTTAGAAATATCTTTAATGCCTACTTCAGGGTTAACTGCTGCAGACATTCCGACTACTGCAACTTGGTGATCTTTAAGCTTGTCAGCTGGGATTCCTTCTTTTTCTTCAGCGAAAACATCAGAGTTACCGATCTTTACAGCGCCTTCAGATACTTGGCTCAAGCCAGTTCCGCTTCCGCCTGCTTGTACTTGAATATCAGCGTCAGGGTTATCTTGTTTAAATTGTTCTGCTGCTGCTGCAACGAGCGGCTGCATTGCACTTGATCCGGAGATAACGATAGAGCCTGATGCTTTTTTGCCACCATCTGTTGACGCACCTTCATTGTTTTTGTTTCCACATGCTGTAGCGAACACGAGGAGCATAGCGAGTACTGCTAAAAGGTAAGCTGATTTCATTTTCTTCATGTTTTAGGTCCCCCTAGAATGGTTTTAAAAGATTTTTTGATTTGATAGAGATTTAGCTTCTTCTATGTGTTCCTTGTCTCTATCGCACACCCCCAACAAGTTCTGTTAATCACTTTACATTTCTAGAATAAGCGACGATTATTAACGCTGTTTGAACGGAATGTAAAGAGATTGTAAATAAAGCGAGACTACAGTACTATGTTTTTCTAACTAGAATAATTTATGCACAATAAAAAAACACGCCCAAAGGACGTGTTTTTTATCATCATATCTAGTTAATTTTTCTTATTTCCGTCTTTCTTTAACTTAAAGTACTCATCAAGTGCCGCCGCACCGATCTCATTGTTGAGTGAGCCTTCGCGAACATTCGGCACAACAACGGCAAAAGCCACTTCAGGATGGTCATAAGGAGCATAACCAATCAATGTTTTATTGTTTAAGCGGGATTTCTTGTCCACCTCAGCCGTCCCGGTTTTGCCAGCGGGATTATAACTCTTATGTTTAAAATAAGCTGCGGCAGTCCCCTTGCTTCCGACCATAACCTGGCGAAATCCCTGGTGGACAACATCAAGATATTCCTGCTTCATTTCAATTTTGTTCATAACATTCGGTTCAAACTTATAGACGAGTTTACCCATTTTGCCAGGCTGAACAGATGGCTCGCGTACTTCCTTCAGCAGATGTGGCTGCATGCGGTATCCATTGTTGGCAATGGTTGAGACATACTGAGCCATCTGCAGAGGCGTATACGTATCAAATTGTCCGATTGCAAAAAACATCGCCTGTGCCAATTGGTCACTGACCCCTGTATTATAACCTGTCGCTTCGGACGGCAGATCGATTCCAGTCGGCACACCAAGACCAAACTGGCTGTAAGAATCTCTTAAGGTTTTAAAAGCCTGGTCGACATGGCGGTCAATGTAACGCTTATGGGAATAGTCATAGCCGGCAAGCTTCATGGCGATATTCCACATATAAACGTTCGAGGAAGCTTCCAGCGCTTTAACAGGGCCAATACTGCCCAAGCTTTCATGCGATTTCATCTTTCTGCCATCGCCAAACGTTAGGGGCGCATCGTAAAAATGAGTGTTCGGCGTGATCGCGCCTTGCTGCAGTCCAGTAAGCACCGTTGCTCCTTTTACGGCAGAACCCATGGCAAATGAATTATAAACCGTTCCAAATGGAGCATTCTTATATTTGCCTGTTTTCTTATCATATTCCTTACCTGCCATAGAAAGGACTTCTCCGTTTTCCGGATTGAGCATGACGACATAAGCAGATGTCAAATCGCGGTTCGCGTAAGCGGAGCCTCCAGACTTGGCTTGTTTTAGTTCTTTTTCAATAACTTGTTCCACTTTTTGCTGAAGCTGCATGTTCAAGGTCAATATGAGATCTTTGCCCCTGGATCCATCAACCTCAACCGGATCACCAACCGGATTGCCCGATTTATCGGTCACAAACTTCATTTTCGATTTTTGTCCTCTAAGCAGTGATTCATACTGTTGTTCAAGGAAACTGGTCCCCACTAGATCATTGCGCTCATTTCCCCGTGAAACATAATAATCCATCTTACTCTGCGGGATCTGTTTTACTTGCCCGAACAGTGCCTTGAACGTGTCACCATAAGGATAATCCCTTTTCGCATCAGGCTTGATATCTACACCCGGCAATTCAGCCAAATGCTCACTTATGGCTGCAATCTCTTTTTGAGTTGCACCAATCTTAATTCGCTGAGGTGTCAGGGCATATCCCCTGTCCATCTCTCGTTTGATGGCCAATACCTTAATTTGATGAGGAGTAAAGCTTTTCAGATCCTTCTTAGTGATCCGATCAAGCATAAGATTGTAATAAGCATCATCGCTCAGGCCTTTTTTCTCTTTCAGGCTGATCCTGCTTTCTACTTCTTTTTTATTTAAAAAGATAAAATAATCTTTCTTATCCCGTTCTGTTACGCTTTTTGTATCTTTCTGAATATAGCCCGCCAATTTTTTTGCGATCGCCTGGCGGTCCTCTGCACTCGTCTTCTGAGTGCGGGTATACGTAATGGAATAAAGCGGCTTGTTGTCAACCACCACTCGATCCTGTGTGTCGAACATTTTCCCTCTCGGAGCATCCAGCCTTGCAGTCACATTTTCCTTTTTATCAGCGGACCTGTGATATTCTTCACCCTGTACGATCTGAACATAGCCCAATCTGAAGATCAAAACTGAAAAAAGGAAAAAAACAGCCAGAAACAACGCATTCAGACGCACCGGTACATGATTCTTTTTCTTTTTTTCTTTAGTCATTCATTCCACCCTTACCTATGTATGGAAATAGTTCGATACTAATTTTCCATTTTCGACAAATTGATTTACTAAAATAATTTTAACAGTAAATCAATGTTTCCGAAAGAAAAATGTCATACCCTAGTTCCATCTTCCTTGTCTGAATTGTTCTGTGAATAGTTCGACATGATTTCAGATTTTTGAAGGGTAGCAAACCGAATTGATCTTACACAAAAATAAATGATAAAGTGACCTGCTCCCAGTACAGGCAGTAGCACCGGAATACTGTAGTCTCCATTAAAGTAAGTGATCGTAACAAGCAAAATAACAATAGAAAGAATCCGTCCTGCATTTAAATACAATTCCCTCACCACAATATATTCCACCCTCATCGGCCCCGCGTTATCCGAGCGGCCAATCACATCATATGTCAGGGATACATACGGAACGAGCAGCAGCGGATAGGCGATGGAAATGACCACACCATAAAAGAGAAGCAGCGGAAACGTGACTTGAAGCAGAAATAGGAACGGAGAAAGGAATAGGATCAATCCTCCGACAAAGATGGATTTCTTCCTTCTATCTCTTGTCATCATCCTGGAGACGATAAAATAACCAACAAAAGAAACGGCGGATTGAACAAGACCAAATGTCCCTAGCGCAAATTCACTGTCTGAAATAATGTATACCCATATAACGATCAAAAAAATGAATGTCCCTTCCCTGAATCCCTGAAAAAAATGGGCATTTAGGATGCGGCCCCAATTTAAGTTGGTTTCTCTCGACTTAAGGATCCGCCAGACAAAAAACTTCCCTTCGGCCTTCTGTCTGCTTAAGAAAAAACTGATGATAACCGCACTGAAAAATAAAACCAATGAAACGCTGAAGATGATGCGGTAGCCAGTAAACTTATCCAGCTGCGAGATTAAGAATCCGGAGCTAATCGGGCCGACCATACCCGATAAGGAAGTTAGCACCCCAAGGTAGCCGTTAAAGTTATCCCTTGTATCAGGTTCTGTCACTTCAAAGGTCAGCACGTTAAAAGCGAGCCAATAAAAGCCAAGCCCAGCACCGAGCAGTCCGCCAAGAATGAGCAGATACTCACTTG
This genomic stretch from Fictibacillus marinisediminis harbors:
- the pstC gene encoding phosphate ABC transporter permease subunit PstC, with translation MTASQRLLKKSNKSALQMEMRGKSIVLISALIIISATIAITIFLGTKGLQAFFNNGVSIYEFLTSTNWNPTNAESPAYGALPFIIGSFAVTILSALIAAPLGIGGAIFMTEIAPSWGKKILQPVIELLVGIPSVVYGFIGLSVLVPFLRDTVGGQGFSLLAGMIVLSIMILPTVTSIATDAMSSLPKGLRESSYAIGATRWQTIWRVLIPAAMPTLLTAVVLGMARAFGEALAVQMVIGNVRTLPSAITDPSATLTTIITLNMGHTTFGSVENNVLWSLALILLAMSFIFIILIRYLSSRRQF
- the pstB gene encoding phosphate ABC transporter ATP-binding protein PstB — translated: MKTVMERKKETKPLTEQPNKENNPVALNIENLNIYYGDNHAVKEVNFSIEKNGVTALIGPSGCGKSTFLRSINRMNDLIPGARSTGGIIYDDVNLIDDDINVVALRKEIGMVFQKPNPFPKSIYNNITHALKFNGIRSRKKLDEIVEESLRKAALWDEVKDRLHESALSLSGGQQQRLCIARTLAMKPNILLLDEPASALDPISNAKIEDLIIELKKDYTIVIVTHNMHQASRISDKTAFFLNGVLVEFDKTDKIFTNPSKKDTEDYITGRFG
- the pstB gene encoding phosphate ABC transporter ATP-binding protein PstB, which translates into the protein MGQAVLATEKTVFDIKNLNLWYGKNLALKDIDFTIYNNEITAIIGPSGCGKSTFIKTLNLMIQNIPGVRMSGEINYGHHNLINGKVDLVDLRKKVGMVFQKANPFPKSIYENVAYGPKIHGAKKKGKLDEIVERSLRDVFLWDEVKDRLNTSALGLSGGQQQRLCIARAIATKPDVILMDEPTSALDPISTIKIEELALELKKNYSIVMVTHNMQQAARVSDRTAFFLMGELIEYDLTSKIFSAPSDKRTEDYVTGRFG
- a CDS encoding phosphate ABC transporter substrate-binding protein, translated to MKKMKSAYLLAVLAMLLVFATACGNKNNEGASTDGGKKASGSIVISGSSAMQPLVAAAAEQFKQDNPDADIQVQAGGSGTGLSQVSEGAVKIGNSDVFAEEKEGIPADKLKDHQVAVVGMSAAVNPEVGIKDISKKDLIKVFTGKVKNWKELGGKDQKIALINRPDSSGTRATFVKYGLDGNTPVEGAATEDSSNTVQKLIKETPGAVGYLAFSYFTDNSGVTPLSIDGVKPTDENVQTGKFPIWAYEHSYTKGEPKGLEKQFLDYLMSDDIQNKLVPDQGYIPASKMEVKRDAEGKVTKK
- the pstA gene encoding phosphate ABC transporter permease PstA, encoding MNSKVTDRIATFIFYLIAATIVTVLVGLLGYIIFHGFSKLNLEFLTSPSSSFRAGGGIGNQLFNSFYILFLTMVFTIPLGLGGGIYMAEYARPGKLTNAIRTCIEVLASLPSIVIGMFGLLMFVNLTGWGYSILGGALALTVFNLPVMVRVCEDALRTVQRDQKEASLALGITHWHTIKTVLLPAAFPSILTGAILASGRVFGEAAALLFTAGLTTPTLDFANWNPFDSTSPLNVFRPAETLAVHIWAVNTQGLIPDVREVADGSSAVLIISVLIFNLLARWIGSVVHRKITASK
- the phoU gene encoding phosphate signaling complex protein PhoU, with the protein product MVVRENFQIQLNELKEMLVEIGELTEYALKESMEALKEQNVDKALEVIENDQRINQLEDEINDAAILLIAKQAPVASDLRRIIAAIKISSDVERMADFAVNIAKSTIRIGEKPLIKPLVDLPRMADIAIGMLSDSIRAYVDEDIVLAKNLADTDDSVDELYGKIIQELLELMTQHPESLAQITQLSFVCRYIERTADHATNIAENIFYLVKGKRYGLNE
- a CDS encoding DUF4912 domain-containing protein, with the translated sequence MINEIVKMKEKGLTLQQIAEKMNLSLGKVQYRWNKYRQEAGKVREEENAEELILADPPKQEHSIQWVMPYEFDEDTLFAMVQSPNSIYVYWSISSMKQKMVEHHFRTPWSELPKRMKIYDVTDIIFQGHNAHRNFEIEIPEMTNNWFIQHLEPDRTYVIDVGTRTFDGSFFTVLRSNPVETPRDQSNEYRNGSIMNWKNGNADVPEWMENFSSYSYYQKIR
- a CDS encoding MFS transporter; amino-acid sequence: MKFNLFGDTDRTKELLLLLVVGGLFALSTALSNTFVNIYLWKQSGELKDIALYNLSIVCTQPVAFFIAGKLTKKIDRVIVLRIGVIILSLFYLYVLFLGKEASEYLLILGGLLGAGLGFYWLAFNVLTFEVTEPDTRDNFNGYLGVLTSLSGMVGPISSGFLISQLDKFTGYRIIFSVSLVLFFSAVIISFFLSRQKAEGKFFVWRILKSRETNLNWGRILNAHFFQGFREGTFIFLIVIWVYIISDSEFALGTFGLVQSAVSFVGYFIVSRMMTRDRRKKSIFVGGLILFLSPFLFLLQVTFPLLLFYGVVISIAYPLLLVPYVSLTYDVIGRSDNAGPMRVEYIVVRELYLNAGRILSIVILLVTITYFNGDYSIPVLLPVLGAGHFIIYFCVRSIRFATLQKSEIMSNYSQNNSDKEDGTRV
- a CDS encoding peptidoglycan D,D-transpeptidase FtsI family protein; protein product: MTKEKKKKNHVPVRLNALFLAVFFLFSVLIFRLGYVQIVQGEEYHRSADKKENVTARLDAPRGKMFDTQDRVVVDNKPLYSITYTRTQKTSAEDRQAIAKKLAGYIQKDTKSVTERDKKDYFIFLNKKEVESRISLKEKKGLSDDAYYNLMLDRITKKDLKSFTPHQIKVLAIKREMDRGYALTPQRIKIGATQKEIAAISEHLAELPGVDIKPDAKRDYPYGDTFKALFGQVKQIPQSKMDYYVSRGNERNDLVGTSFLEQQYESLLRGQKSKMKFVTDKSGNPVGDPVEVDGSRGKDLILTLNMQLQQKVEQVIEKELKQAKSGGSAYANRDLTSAYVVMLNPENGEVLSMAGKEYDKKTGKYKNAPFGTVYNSFAMGSAVKGATVLTGLQQGAITPNTHFYDAPLTFGDGRKMKSHESLGSIGPVKALEASSNVYMWNIAMKLAGYDYSHKRYIDRHVDQAFKTLRDSYSQFGLGVPTGIDLPSEATGYNTGVSDQLAQAMFFAIGQFDTYTPLQMAQYVSTIANNGYRMQPHLLKEVREPSVQPGKMGKLVYKFEPNVMNKIEMKQEYLDVVHQGFRQVMVGSKGTAAAYFKHKSYNPAGKTGTAEVDKKSRLNNKTLIGYAPYDHPEVAFAVVVPNVREGSLNNEIGAAALDEYFKLKKDGNKKN